CTTGTGCGGCTACATTACCATCCAAATCGTTTTGCAGATTGGAAACGTAACATCCGGTGGGGTTCGTTTGAGTGCTAGAAAAAAAGTTCAAATGAACTTGGCCGGGTAAAGGTCTAAAACTTCCGGGTGCCGCAACGTCACTCGAAATCGAGGCGCCCGTTGCGGGATCAAAATGACGTTTGAACTCGTGGCACTGTTTCCAAGGAATCGTAAAAGGAGAACTTCCGATGTTTTGATGGTGACATTGCTCATCCTCTAAAAAACCGATCCTTGCTTTGAATGTGGTGGGCTTTTCTTGTACACAAAGAATTCCCATTTCCGTACTTCCTTGAGAATTCGGATCTTGGGTTTCTTTCCACTGACAAGGAATGGAACCCGCCGATACGGAAGTTCCGCCTTTGTAATTCGCAGATCCGATCCCACCTTGAACGGACGCACTTCCGTTTGTCCAAGGCTGCGATCCGGAAAAACAAAGTTGCGTAGATGGGACCGTTTTCCAGTTGGACTGAAGTCCGGTCCAAATTCCGAAATCCCAGACGTAAAAAGAATCGGCGAACGCATCACTAAGACTTCCCGCAGAAAAATCGAAAAGCCCCGCGTCGTTCGTAGTAAACACCATCTTCCCATCCGGTCTGTAATACGAAGTGTTCTTTTCAAAAACCCAATCTTTTTGACCTGACGAAGAATTCGGGCCTACCGTAGTCGCGACACGATTGATTCCGTCTACAAGCATTGCCTTATAATATCCGGTACTCGGTAAACCGGAAGGAATATGGGAATTGCAATACGCGTCCGCGCCGGAAATACCCGCGAAGTTTCCGTTGTGAATAAGAGGTGAAACCGAAGAATCGTCCGTATAGCTCGTGACGAACACGTAAAGTCCTCCGGAAGGAACCGCGATCAAATTCCTAGAGTGCGAATCGACTAAATTCAAAATTGAATTTTTCAAGGAAGAA
The nucleotide sequence above comes from Leptospira weilii. Encoded proteins:
- a CDS encoding DUF1554 domain-containing protein; its protein translation is MLKRILKKIYFCSFIFVTLFLGGCGEGENSNLSGISSLKNSILNLVDSHSRNLIAVPSGGLYVFVTSYTDDSSVSPLIHNGNFAGISGADAYCNSHIPSGLPSTGYYKAMLVDGINRVATTVGPNSSSGQKDWVFEKNTSYYRPDGKMVFTTNDAGLFDFSAGSLSDAFADSFYVWDFGIWTGLQSNWKTVPSTQLCFSGSQPWTNGSASVQGGIGSANYKGGTSVSAGSIPCQWKETQDPNSQGSTEMGILCVQEKPTTFKARIGFLEDEQCHHQNIGSSPFTIPWKQCHEFKRHFDPATGASISSDVAAPGSFRPLPGQVHLNFFSSTQTNPTGCYVSNLQNDLDGNVAAQVNSCLKTIPTPDRVRITVVLDYKTNLAYSNSTGTIRALWNKTDVAALNYLPYDQSKFFQTVYVDPIHLSKVESYFETTLSLNPYWDAATKTYDLKTVNILNSVSPSLVNSMRLTLSNWQGAVELHNRVKIESIDKIHFDMFQNDPSQNCNRCYTIHFTGSYGSGAIPGNIYFLAPALNAIVIYPVDSSLMSASVTPVGNVR